GTGGCCCGTACTTTCCCGTTTCGGTTCTTGTGTTCCACTTCTACCAGTCGGGTGAGCCTGTCCCCTTTTTGGTCTCACTCAGAATAGGAAACTGATAACTTGCTTACTTGTTTGCAAACAGTTTCCCAAAAGTATCGCCCGAATTCCAATGCGGACGATCCGCAGCCTCAGCGACCTCGTATCCCACAGCAAGGTTTATCTGCGTGCACTTTCGGGCGGCGTCGAAGTTGAGGGGCTGAGTCATGTCGTCCTGCGGCGTGTGATAGTGAGTACTCATCCAGTCGAGAAATATCTTCTTGCCGTCGAGCGTGGGATCGACGGTCTTGAATCCCTCCCCGATCATCACCGCCGGTACACCACGCTTCACGAACGAGTACTGATCGCTGCGAATGAAGAAGACCTGTTCCGGCATCGGATCGGGACTGACTTCAAGTCCCATATGCTGAGCGACATCCCGAATCTGACGATCGAGCGTTGAATGCTCGGCTCCGAGCGCGACAATATCGCGAAAGTCATAGAAGAGTGAGACCCCATCCATATTGATGTTGGCCGCGATCTGCTCAATTGGAACTGTCGGATGATGCGCGAAGTAATCCGAACCAAGCAGTCCCATTTCTTCCCCAGTGACAGCCACGAATAACAGCGAGCGCTTCGGCCTGGGACCGCTCTCTGCAAAGGCGCGCGCAATTTCCAGCAGCGCCGCGGTACCCGAGGCATTGTCTGCCGCTCCGTGATAGATCGTTTGTCCTTTAATAGGCTCGCCAATGCCCATGTGATCGGCATGCGCCGTAAACACCACGTACTCATTCTTGAACTGCGAATCGGAGCCGGGAAGGATGGCTGCCACATTCGGACTCTCTTTTTCTGAGAACCGTGCGACATCGTGCAGCGACGCGGTTCCACTGAGCGCGAAACTCATGGGCTTGTTTGCGTTCAGGCTGGCCATGGCTTCGTCGAGTGTATGGCCGGACCCGCGGAAGAGAGGCTCTGCAAATTGGCCATTCACCAGCGCTGTCGCCAGAATCTCCGGGACATAGTCGTTGGGATTGTCCTTTTCGTCGAGCCAGTACATGGAAGGCGAGTGATAGAAGTGGACCACCTGCTCCCAGGGCACTTGCTTTGCGATCTCGCCGGCCCAGATCGTGATTCTTCCAATCGCCCCGTGGGCCGCAGCGTTACGCGCCTTTCTTATGCCGTCGGAATAGACGGCGCGGTCGGAGGAAGGAAGACTGGACGGCGCTCCACGCACAGCAACAATGATCTTTCCTCTGGCATCGATTCCGGCATAGTCATCGTAATGCAGCTCCGGGACAGTCACGCCGTACCCGACCCAGACCATTGGAGCTTCTACTTTGGCATCTTCGTGTGTCGCATGGCCGGACATTAGATAGTCCTTCTCAAAGACGAGCTTCTCCTCGGCGTTATTGCGCTTGATCACCAGAGAATCGCGCTCGGGTGCGGGCTTAACTTCCCGAAAGCGGATTTTCTGGAAGTAAGAACCGGAATCGCCCGCGGGCTTGAGTCCCATTTGCTCGAAGTGGGCGCGAATGTAATTTGCAGCCAGGAGATAACCTCGAGTCCCGGTCCCACGGCCCTCTAAGAGATCGTCGGCGAGATACTCCATATGCGACCGGATGCCTTGAGCAGTAATGCGATCGAGCAGCTGCTGCGGAGGATAGCTTGAATCGGTCGGCTCAGACGCAAACAGCGCAATACCGATGAGGACGGTCAGGACGGAAAAAGCGTGTCGCAAATTCCACCTCCAGCCATGCAGGAAAAGTTGGCGGAAATCTTATCCACTTTTTTCGCTATGTCAATAGCTCCGTTCCGAAAGCGGGTTATAGAGGGTGCTGACGGGTGGCCCAGCCTTTTAAGCTCGGTGTCATTATGGAACTACCATGATTCGGGTGCCCCACTCTCGCGTGATTTTCGCGAGGGTGGGATTAGATGAATGTTGACCAGTCCCGGTTTTGGTTCTCTTCTTTGAATCGTTTCCGAATTCCGCTTATTCTGTGCCCATGAACTTTGCGTTTCTTGCCCTCGTGTGTTTCCCGAAGAAGACAAAGTCAAAAGCGGAGTTGCACACAACTGGCCGCGAGATCTCCCGACAGCCTCTGGTATTGAGGCCGTGGCCGGTGTTGCTGAACCACCTGCGGTAGCGGGTGGTGCCCTTGGGTCTTGGGTTGCTGTTGTCGCAGTTGATTGCTTAACGACAACGCCAACTGCGGCTAGCAACTCTAACACCAATTGCAACACCAATTGCAACACACCAACATCAACTGCACCACCCGCTACCGCAGCTGGTTCTGTACACTCGCGCGATGCGGGTGCCCCGCCGTTGTTTTGCTTTCCCTAAATGAAACATCATTTGGCTGCCCTACCCTCCGCGATTTTCGGAAGGTGGGCTGCGAAGCAACACAATAACCACAGCCGAATTAGATTCCCGAAAGAGCACATGGAAGAATCGCGAGAACAAGAAACCACCCCAAGGCTGATCACGTTCATGGCCAAGTCGTGATCCCATACTGGGCCTCGCCGTGACGCCGGAGGTTCCGTTTTTAGGCTGCGTCAGCGGTGCCGGGCCAGGATTTTTCCACGGCTTGGCGGTCCCAATTGGCGAGCTTGGCCGCGGCTTCGTAGGTGCTTTGGCAGAATTCTAGTAGCGCCCTGCTGGGCGACGGTGCGCGGCGTACGTCCTCGTACATCAAAAGGAATTCGCCGAGTTTCGGATTGTAGTGAGCCGCTGCCGGCTGCACCGTGTACTCGCGGAATCCTGAAGGCTCTGGAGCGGAGTAGGAATAGAACGCTGCGTCTTTCACCTCGCCGCTGCCGGGCCAAAAACCGACGCTGCTCACTTCGTGCGAATAAGCCTCGCGGGTGATGACATCGGCTCCCGGACGTTCCGGAGCGCGGCGTCCGGAAAAGCGCGTGACCGCAAGATCGAAGCTGCCCCAGAAGAAATGTACAGGACTGGTCTTTCCGATGAAGCGGGAGCGGAATTCGGTGAACACCCGGTCTACCGACGCAAGAATTCGCCAGAACCTGTGAGCGTATTCCGGCTGATAGGTGGCGTGTACGCGGTCCTGATCGAACGGGATCGGGTCGGGTATTTCCACCGGCATCTTCCAGATCTTCACCTCGATCTGGGCGTTAGCCAGAAGCTCCATGAACTCCCGGTAGAACTCCGCTACCGAACGCGAGACAAGCGGCAGACTCCTGACCGCGCCATCGCTGGTTAACAGCGCGAGTTTGTGATCGATGAAGTCGAATTGCAGCTCGAACGCGCGCTTATCGTAAGGAATGGAAGAAGTAGTGAAACCGCGGGCATTGACGTAGAGCGGCACGTTCCACCAATGGTTGATGAGCGGCGTGAGCTCCAGGCGCACCTTGCCGACGATCTGCGTCCACATGTGCAGCGTGGCGTAGGTCTCTTTCCACGCCTCGAGCGGCAGAGCGGGCCAGCATTCCGGCGAGTCGAGAAGACTGTTGTTAGATTCATCCGTCATCGCTTCTACCTCCGAGAGCTCACACCAGCAATCAACCTGAAACAGGAGGACGAGTTGCTACTCCGCTGACTGGTACGTGAAATCGTAGTCGGTCCAGGGTCTCAAACCGTGGCGGAATTTCGCAAGCGATGAGTCTTTCGCTTGGAGCGCTTATTACTCTGTCTGAAGGCCGCATTCGAATTCCCTTACGGTTGTTCCGCGGCGAATCGGACGACCGACGGGTACTCGTGTAGGACTTTCAAGCGGGGTGTGTTGCCATCGGTATCCATCGGCTTGAGAAAGGCAATGAGGTTACCGGTGTTTTTCTCGCGGAGAATGAAAGTGAACTCGCCGTCGCTCATGCGCGGCTGACTGGCCAAGTCGGGGAGTTTGATCTCGAAAGTTCCGTCCGCATCGGGCACGACCTTGCCGATATGAAATGTAGTAAGGGGGCCATCATAAATACCGAAAAATCCGTGCGACCAGTAGGCGACATATGCCGCTTCGACCTCCGCTGGGCGATCATTTACTATCGCCACGGGAAATATCTGTGCTTTGAAATCAAAAGATGAAAGCGCCTTACAGCCTAGCTGGCGCTCCGCGCTAGCGTGCTCAATTGCAAGCTCGAGAGTGATGATCTCGCAACCGGGAAGCCACGCGATTACTTTGAGATTCCGAGCCGGACGTGCTTCGACCGATGCATCGATCTCGTAAGCAGCCCGATTCTTTTCTGGTTTTACCCACATGCCGTAACCGCCGAATGGTCCTGTCATGTAGTAGTTGATCTGCATCGTCTCCGAACTGGTTCCTGCAGGCAGGATGAGCGACACTCTC
The nucleotide sequence above comes from Acidobacteriota bacterium. Encoded proteins:
- a CDS encoding peptidase M28, which gives rise to MRHAFSVLTVLIGIALFASEPTDSSYPPQQLLDRITAQGIRSHMEYLADDLLEGRGTGTRGYLLAANYIRAHFEQMGLKPAGDSGSYFQKIRFREVKPAPERDSLVIKRNNAEEKLVFEKDYLMSGHATHEDAKVEAPMVWVGYGVTVPELHYDDYAGIDARGKIIVAVRGAPSSLPSSDRAVYSDGIRKARNAAAHGAIGRITIWAGEIAKQVPWEQVVHFYHSPSMYWLDEKDNPNDYVPEILATALVNGQFAEPLFRGSGHTLDEAMASLNANKPMSFALSGTASLHDVARFSEKESPNVAAILPGSDSQFKNEYVVFTAHADHMGIGEPIKGQTIYHGAADNASGTAALLEIARAFAESGPRPKRSLLFVAVTGEEMGLLGSDYFAHHPTVPIEQIAANINMDGVSLFYDFRDIVALGAEHSTLDRQIRDVAQHMGLEVSPDPMPEQVFFIRSDQYSFVKRGVPAVMIGEGFKTVDPTLDGKKIFLDWMSTHYHTPQDDMTQPLNFDAARKCTQINLAVGYEVAEAADRPHWNSGDTFGKLFANK